In Haloterrigena turkmenica DSM 5511, a single genomic region encodes these proteins:
- a CDS encoding aminotransferase class III-fold pyridoxal phosphate-dependent enzyme: protein MDRDTVEPQVGTIPDKRARQWADYHHEFAAPSTYVYEFVWDATAEAVGPFCTDVDGNVLLDFTSHVAAAPLGYNHPAVREKLEEFDLVDPLKIAGQDFYVSGGGAPEDPDFPGPTQLMDRLVAMTDQFDMDRVFLSNSGAEAVENAIKICYAAGGHRAFTFDGAFHGRTLGALSLNRSKAVHRRGYPEIPGVVSVPYPSTDGEYERRWRTDGPGGNVVADKLHPERGVIDPDEVAYLILEPIQGEGGYRVAHPEFARDLEALRDRYDLNIVADEIQSGIGRTGELWAVDHLDLTPDVITAGKGLRVGATISRSDVFPAEKSRLSSTWGAGDIIASLQGALTIDTIHEENLLANARERGRQLRERLEDAIADGDAPGALEVRGRGLMLAVEFDTKERREAVLEAAFQRGLLTLGCGYKTLRLLPPLSVTEREIDLGTELLLEAMADAESRLE, encoded by the coding sequence ATGGACCGCGATACGGTCGAACCGCAGGTCGGGACGATCCCCGACAAACGCGCCAGACAGTGGGCCGACTACCACCACGAGTTCGCCGCGCCGAGTACATACGTCTACGAGTTCGTCTGGGACGCGACCGCCGAGGCCGTCGGGCCGTTCTGTACCGACGTCGACGGCAACGTCCTGCTGGACTTCACGAGTCACGTCGCCGCGGCGCCGCTGGGGTACAACCACCCCGCGGTCCGCGAGAAACTCGAGGAATTCGATCTCGTCGATCCGCTGAAGATCGCCGGTCAGGACTTCTACGTCAGCGGCGGGGGCGCCCCCGAGGACCCCGACTTTCCGGGGCCGACCCAGTTGATGGATCGCTTGGTCGCGATGACAGACCAGTTCGATATGGATCGGGTCTTCCTCTCGAACTCCGGCGCCGAAGCGGTCGAGAACGCCATCAAGATCTGCTACGCCGCGGGCGGCCACCGCGCATTCACCTTCGACGGGGCCTTCCACGGCCGTACGCTGGGCGCGCTCTCCCTGAACCGCTCGAAGGCCGTCCACCGCCGAGGATACCCCGAGATTCCGGGCGTCGTCAGCGTTCCCTACCCTTCGACCGACGGGGAGTACGAGCGTCGCTGGCGCACCGACGGTCCGGGCGGCAACGTCGTCGCGGACAAACTCCACCCCGAGCGCGGCGTGATCGATCCCGACGAGGTCGCCTACCTGATCCTCGAGCCGATCCAGGGCGAGGGCGGCTACCGGGTCGCCCACCCCGAGTTCGCGCGAGACCTCGAGGCGCTTCGCGATCGGTACGATCTCAACATCGTCGCCGACGAAATCCAGTCCGGAATCGGCCGGACGGGCGAGCTATGGGCCGTCGACCACCTCGATCTCACGCCGGACGTCATCACGGCCGGGAAGGGGCTGCGCGTCGGCGCGACGATATCCCGATCGGACGTGTTTCCCGCCGAGAAGAGCCGCCTCTCTTCGACGTGGGGCGCCGGCGACATCATCGCCTCGCTACAGGGCGCGCTGACGATCGATACCATCCACGAAGAGAACCTGCTTGCCAACGCCCGCGAGCGCGGCCGACAGTTACGGGAGCGCCTCGAGGACGCCATCGCTGACGGCGACGCGCCCGGCGCTCTCGAGGTCCGGGGTCGGGGACTGATGCTCGCCGTCGAGTTCGATACCAAGGAGCGCCGCGAGGCCGTCCTCGAGGCGGCCTTCCAGCGCGGGCTGCTCACGTTGGGCTGTGGCTACAAGACGCTGCGCCTGCTGCCGCCGCTTTCCGTCACCGAACGCGAGATCGATCTTGGAACGGAGCTGCTGCTCGAGGCGATGGCGGACGCCGAGTCGCGACTCGAGTGA
- a CDS encoding ester cyclase produces MAETTSDPKGLAEEYAAIWNEQEFSRLSNVVADSFTFTSPTSGTIEGREDFEAYARETVAAFPDFEITVHEMLAGEDLVMAEGTLSGTHEGEFDGISPTHETFEIRDMARFVVEDGKLQEERAFFDRQELFDQLRLLEE; encoded by the coding sequence ATGGCAGAAACGACATCGGATCCGAAGGGCCTCGCGGAGGAATACGCGGCGATCTGGAACGAGCAGGAGTTCTCGCGGCTGTCAAACGTCGTCGCCGACTCGTTCACGTTCACGTCGCCGACCAGCGGGACAATCGAGGGGCGCGAGGACTTCGAAGCGTACGCGAGAGAGACCGTGGCGGCGTTTCCGGACTTCGAGATCACCGTTCACGAAATGCTTGCCGGAGAGGACCTCGTGATGGCGGAAGGGACGCTCTCGGGAACCCACGAGGGGGAGTTCGACGGGATCTCACCGACCCACGAGACGTTCGAAATTCGAGACATGGCGCGGTTCGTCGTCGAAGACGGCAAGCTACAGGAAGAGCGCGCGTTCTTCGATCGGCAGGAACTCTTCGACCAGCTCCGGCTCCTCGAGGAGTGA
- a CDS encoding MgtC/SapB family protein yields MNEIALQIADAPLDETVVRIALAGALGMFLGLEREWSQKSAGIRTFSLISLLGAVFTILVFESEVGEALLVLGGLLVIVQGVLLAVQGLMSDDDAGLSLTTSVSMLMSYGVGVLVAAGFIIEGVTVAVLSSLLLVLKRELHEFAWGLSHEEMRSTIEFAILAFVIYPVLPAKVTAEVGGISIPLEPQVIWLMVVAVAGIGIANYAIVSTYGGRGIAVTGFFGGLASSTAVVGTMLDHVNQRPEAASYAVAAILLANAAMAVRNLAIAVGFTVGSGTPVLLEAIVPLGAVILVAFAVAAWTADWDESGPIELESPFSMKNALAFGAVFLVVLVFGSLAETWFGTLGFYATAVASGFVSSAGATTSAVVLYRGGQLGPAEATIAILLATVSSIVVKALLASTSSNDGFRNQVAIYSGLLLLGGALATVAIVV; encoded by the coding sequence GTGAACGAGATTGCGTTGCAGATCGCCGACGCGCCGCTGGACGAGACGGTCGTCCGAATCGCGCTGGCCGGGGCCTTGGGGATGTTCCTCGGCCTCGAGCGGGAGTGGTCCCAGAAGTCCGCCGGGATCCGGACGTTCTCGCTGATCAGTCTCCTCGGGGCGGTCTTTACCATCCTGGTCTTCGAGAGCGAGGTCGGCGAGGCCCTCCTGGTCCTCGGTGGCCTGCTCGTGATCGTACAGGGCGTTCTGTTGGCGGTCCAGGGGCTGATGAGCGATGATGACGCCGGCCTCTCGCTGACGACGTCGGTCTCGATGCTCATGTCCTACGGCGTCGGCGTGCTGGTCGCCGCCGGCTTCATCATCGAGGGGGTCACCGTCGCCGTCCTCTCGTCGCTCCTACTGGTGTTAAAGCGGGAGCTCCACGAGTTCGCGTGGGGGCTCTCCCACGAGGAGATGCGCTCGACGATCGAGTTCGCCATCCTCGCGTTCGTCATCTACCCGGTCCTCCCTGCCAAGGTCACCGCGGAGGTCGGCGGCATCTCGATCCCGCTCGAGCCCCAGGTGATCTGGCTGATGGTCGTCGCGGTCGCCGGCATCGGCATCGCCAACTACGCGATCGTCTCCACCTACGGCGGCCGCGGCATCGCCGTGACCGGGTTCTTCGGCGGGTTGGCCTCCTCGACGGCCGTCGTCGGGACGATGCTCGATCACGTCAATCAGCGCCCCGAGGCCGCCTCTTATGCCGTCGCCGCGATCTTGCTGGCCAACGCGGCGATGGCCGTTCGCAACCTCGCCATCGCCGTCGGGTTCACCGTCGGCAGCGGGACCCCGGTCCTCCTCGAGGCGATCGTCCCGCTGGGCGCGGTGATCTTGGTCGCGTTCGCCGTCGCCGCCTGGACCGCCGACTGGGACGAGTCCGGCCCGATCGAACTCGAGAGCCCCTTCTCGATGAAGAACGCCCTCGCCTTCGGCGCCGTCTTCCTCGTCGTACTCGTCTTCGGGTCGCTGGCCGAGACCTGGTTCGGGACGCTCGGCTTTTACGCCACCGCCGTCGCCAGCGGCTTCGTCTCGAGCGCCGGCGCGACTACCTCGGCGGTCGTCCTCTATCGGGGCGGCCAGCTGGGGCCCGCGGAGGCGACCATCGCCATCCTGCTGGCGACCGTCTCGAGCATCGTCGTCAAGGCCCTGCTCGCGTCGACGTCTTCGAACGACGGCTTCCGCAATCAGGTGGCGATCTACAGCGGCCTACTGCTGCTCGGCGGTGCGCTCGCGACGGTCGCGATCGTCGTCTAA
- a CDS encoding PadR family transcriptional regulator, producing the protein MYDLTGFQRDLLYVIAGEEEPHGLAIKEELENYYEKEIHHGRLYPNLDTLVDKGLVEKGRRDRRTNFYTLTRRGRRELEARREWEGQYVDL; encoded by the coding sequence ATGTACGACCTGACAGGATTCCAGCGAGACCTGCTGTACGTCATCGCCGGCGAGGAGGAGCCCCACGGACTGGCGATCAAGGAGGAACTCGAGAACTACTACGAGAAGGAGATCCACCACGGTCGACTCTACCCGAACCTCGATACCCTCGTCGACAAGGGCCTCGTCGAGAAGGGGCGGCGCGACCGCCGGACGAACTTCTATACGCTGACCCGGCGCGGTCGCCGCGAACTCGAGGCCCGTCGCGAGTGGGAAGGACAGTACGTCGATCTGTGA
- a CDS encoding DUF7117 family protein, whose product MKIRGERECKECGTRWSYYETGSVGCPACGSLHSVGVDDRTEHTDLQVTFDLTAIRNAIDDQPIDDLAEQAREECREYVRRRGFVNAGTLRELDDDYLAANELLHVADIVRREIDLEEREELYFLSLLRDADGGGPRSDDGQRPPAEEVPPGLRSARGLAAANAVRDYRRDVRTWAADRDLTAAERGALETLGEHVTRIRMLDGDVDPRTAHRLIEAARDLANGLRGDELAFTRARDRLEDLEFGTGGSDGRFGD is encoded by the coding sequence ATGAAGATCAGGGGCGAGCGCGAGTGCAAGGAGTGCGGGACGCGGTGGTCGTACTACGAGACCGGCAGCGTCGGCTGTCCGGCCTGCGGGAGCCTCCACAGCGTCGGCGTCGATGACCGGACCGAACACACCGATCTCCAGGTCACGTTCGATCTCACGGCGATCCGCAACGCCATCGACGACCAGCCCATCGACGACCTCGCCGAGCAGGCCCGCGAGGAGTGTCGGGAGTACGTCCGGCGGCGCGGCTTCGTCAACGCGGGCACGCTCCGGGAGCTCGACGACGACTATCTGGCCGCGAACGAACTCCTCCACGTCGCCGATATCGTCCGCCGGGAGATCGACCTCGAGGAGCGCGAAGAACTCTACTTCCTCTCGTTGCTCCGGGACGCCGACGGCGGGGGCCCGCGATCCGACGACGGTCAGCGGCCGCCCGCCGAGGAGGTTCCACCGGGTCTCCGGAGCGCGCGCGGCCTCGCCGCCGCGAACGCCGTCCGCGACTACCGCCGAGACGTCCGCACTTGGGCCGCGGATCGCGACCTGACGGCCGCCGAACGCGGCGCCCTCGAGACGCTCGGCGAACACGTCACCCGCATCCGGATGCTCGACGGCGACGTCGATCCCCGGACCGCCCATCGGCTGATCGAGGCCGCCCGCGATCTGGCGAACGGCCTCCGCGGCGACGAACTCGCATTCACTCGCGCACGAGACCGCCTCGAGGACCTCGAGTTCGGAACCGGGGGTTCGGACGGCCGGTTCGGGGACTGA
- a CDS encoding OPT family oligopeptide transporter: MAHGPSEEKPDTSESRTARERAERGPSPYVPAGRSVAELTIKAVAIGLALNVVMLTANMYLGMRSGMTISASIPAAVISMGLFYGLRQAGIGGTILENNIVQTMTSAGEALAAGVIFTIAGVTFLDQPIDIVNTAIVAVLGGLLGVLFMIPMRRYLIVDKHEELPYPEGTACADVLEAGSRGDEGVRLISFGFLVSFVYMWLASGMAAFRTTIQTAFSVGETDGFAIGGDFTPALIGVGYIIGPRIAGYVFGGGLIAWMMLIPLLITGGFVPESAADAALMTQAEAVWDEYIRYVGAGAMIVGGFYAILSMRRTIADALGTAVAEIRGSGAAATGGRKRTQRDLPMKVVVVGAVLIALALVAVPQVQVGLLGGFIAVIAAFLFVAVSAYLVGVVGSSSNPVSGMAVATILIAALALRSTGVTDPVVVLVTASVVAIAAAVAGDTSQDLKTGYLLGATPRNQQIAQMIGIALSALFAGWVLYFFHQAYGIGSETIPAPQAGMMALISEGVLTGTAQWGMILIGAVFAFVLILMDVPVLPFAVGIYLPITLATPIFLGGLLRAGIDRYVSRRDDEDGSLAEHTTSRGRIVAAGLITGEAIMGIVIGALYITGTGNAEGAPFPLGLGGQTQTILGVVALAALVGLFATSVLRNAPDAADQ, from the coding sequence ATGGCGCACGGACCATCCGAAGAGAAACCGGACACGAGCGAGAGTCGCACAGCGCGCGAACGGGCGGAACGCGGGCCGTCGCCGTACGTCCCCGCGGGGAGGAGCGTGGCCGAACTCACGATCAAGGCGGTCGCGATCGGCCTCGCGCTCAACGTGGTGATGCTGACCGCGAACATGTATCTCGGGATGCGCTCGGGCATGACGATCAGCGCCTCCATCCCGGCGGCGGTCATCAGCATGGGTCTCTTCTACGGACTCCGGCAGGCCGGGATCGGCGGGACGATCCTCGAGAACAACATCGTCCAGACGATGACCTCCGCAGGCGAGGCGCTCGCGGCGGGCGTCATTTTCACGATCGCGGGCGTGACCTTCCTCGACCAGCCGATCGACATCGTCAACACCGCGATCGTGGCGGTTCTGGGCGGCCTGCTCGGGGTCCTCTTTATGATTCCGATGCGCCGCTACCTCATCGTCGACAAACACGAGGAGCTTCCCTATCCGGAGGGGACGGCCTGTGCCGACGTGCTCGAGGCGGGCTCGCGCGGCGACGAGGGCGTGAGACTCATCTCCTTCGGCTTCCTCGTGAGCTTCGTCTACATGTGGCTGGCCAGCGGGATGGCCGCCTTCCGGACGACGATCCAGACGGCGTTCTCGGTGGGTGAAACCGACGGGTTCGCCATCGGCGGCGACTTCACGCCCGCCCTGATCGGCGTCGGCTACATCATCGGGCCGCGGATCGCCGGCTACGTGTTCGGCGGCGGGCTGATCGCCTGGATGATGCTGATTCCGCTGCTCATCACGGGCGGGTTCGTCCCCGAGTCGGCCGCGGACGCGGCGCTGATGACCCAAGCCGAGGCGGTCTGGGACGAGTACATTCGCTACGTCGGCGCGGGCGCGATGATCGTCGGCGGGTTCTACGCCATCCTCTCGATGCGCAGGACGATCGCCGACGCGCTGGGAACCGCAGTCGCGGAGATTCGCGGTTCCGGGGCGGCCGCGACCGGGGGTCGGAAACGCACGCAGCGGGACCTGCCGATGAAGGTCGTCGTGGTCGGCGCCGTCCTGATCGCGCTCGCGCTGGTCGCGGTCCCGCAGGTCCAGGTCGGCTTGCTGGGCGGGTTCATCGCCGTGATCGCCGCGTTCCTCTTCGTCGCCGTCTCGGCGTACCTGGTCGGGGTCGTCGGCAGCTCCTCGAACCCCGTCTCCGGGATGGCCGTGGCGACGATTCTGATCGCCGCGCTGGCGCTGCGATCGACCGGCGTCACCGACCCCGTCGTGGTGCTGGTGACGGCCTCGGTCGTGGCGATCGCCGCAGCGGTCGCGGGCGACACCTCCCAGGACCTGAAGACCGGCTACCTGCTCGGCGCAACCCCGCGGAACCAGCAGATCGCGCAGATGATCGGGATTGCCCTTTCGGCGCTCTTTGCCGGCTGGGTGCTGTACTTCTTCCACCAGGCCTACGGCATCGGGAGCGAGACCATCCCCGCGCCACAGGCCGGGATGATGGCGCTGATCTCCGAGGGCGTCCTCACGGGCACCGCCCAGTGGGGGATGATCCTCATCGGCGCCGTCTTTGCGTTCGTCCTGATCCTCATGGACGTCCCCGTCCTGCCCTTTGCGGTCGGAATCTACCTGCCGATCACGCTCGCCACGCCGATCTTCCTCGGCGGCCTGCTGCGGGCCGGCATCGACCGCTACGTCTCGCGACGGGACGACGAGGACGGATCGCTCGCCGAGCACACGACCTCGAGGGGCCGGATCGTCGCGGCCGGACTGATCACCGGCGAGGCGATCATGGGGATCGTTATCGGCGCGCTCTACATCACCGGGACCGGGAACGCCGAGGGCGCGCCGTTCCCGCTCGGACTCGGTGGCCAGACGCAGACGATCCTCGGCGTCGTCGCGCTCGCCGCTCTCGTCGGTCTCTTCGCCACCAGCGTGCTCCGGAATGCTCCCGACGCGGCGGACCAATGA
- a CDS encoding PqqD family protein — protein MSSHGPTAVPIRTADDWTETVVDGEPRVTIYWTKTPRNRLDRFLFELLGTSRERELTLDPVGMTVWRHCDGDHTVAEIASVVADSHADERVAPVDETLAHFLMQLEERGLIRFDDG, from the coding sequence ATGAGTTCGCACGGGCCGACCGCCGTCCCGATCCGGACCGCGGACGACTGGACGGAGACGGTCGTCGACGGCGAGCCTCGAGTCACCATCTACTGGACGAAAACCCCGCGGAACCGGCTCGACCGGTTCCTGTTCGAGCTCCTCGGAACGAGTCGGGAGCGGGAACTCACGCTGGATCCCGTCGGAATGACCGTCTGGCGCCACTGCGACGGCGACCATACCGTCGCCGAGATCGCATCGGTCGTCGCGGACTCCCACGCCGACGAGCGCGTCGCCCCCGTCGACGAGACGCTCGCGCACTTCCTCATGCAACTCGAGGAACGCGGGCTGATTCGGTTCGACGACGGGTGA
- the folD gene encoding bifunctional methylenetetrahydrofolate dehydrogenase/methenyltetrahydrofolate cyclohydrolase FolD: protein MTENIDGDAVASQIRDDLTDAIETLADAGARPGLATVLMGDDPASETYVNMKQRDCEEVGIESYHVDVEGDASPETLYDEIADLNANDDVHGYIVQAPVPDHVDYREVIRRVDPAKDVDGFHPENVGRLVAGDARFRPCTPHGVQKLLESADVDTEGKDVTIVGRSDIVGKPLANLLIQKADDGNATVTVCHSRTDDLAAKTRSADIVVAAAGAPELVDGSMIGEGAVVIDVGVNRVDADNEKGYELVGDVEFESAKEQASAITPVPGGVGPMTRAMLLYNTVKAASLQEDVDVDLP, encoded by the coding sequence ATGACCGAGAACATCGACGGCGACGCCGTCGCGAGTCAGATTCGAGACGACCTGACCGACGCGATCGAGACGCTCGCCGACGCGGGCGCGCGACCGGGGCTGGCGACGGTGCTAATGGGCGACGATCCCGCCAGCGAGACCTACGTGAACATGAAGCAACGGGACTGCGAGGAGGTCGGCATCGAGAGCTACCACGTCGACGTCGAGGGAGACGCCTCGCCCGAGACGCTGTACGACGAAATCGCCGATCTCAACGCGAACGACGACGTCCACGGCTACATCGTGCAGGCGCCCGTCCCGGACCACGTCGACTACCGCGAGGTCATCCGTCGGGTCGACCCCGCGAAGGACGTCGACGGCTTCCACCCGGAGAACGTCGGCCGGCTCGTCGCCGGCGACGCCCGCTTCCGTCCCTGCACGCCCCACGGCGTCCAGAAACTGCTCGAGTCCGCCGACGTCGACACCGAGGGCAAGGACGTGACGATCGTCGGCCGCTCGGACATCGTCGGCAAGCCGCTGGCCAACCTACTGATCCAGAAGGCCGACGACGGCAACGCGACGGTGACGGTCTGTCACTCCCGAACGGACGATCTCGCCGCGAAGACCCGAAGCGCGGATATCGTCGTCGCCGCCGCCGGCGCACCGGAACTCGTCGACGGCTCGATGATCGGCGAGGGTGCCGTCGTGATCGACGTCGGCGTCAACCGCGTCGACGCGGACAACGAGAAGGGGTACGAACTCGTCGGCGACGTCGAGTTCGAGAGCGCGAAGGAACAAGCGAGCGCGATCACGCCCGTCCCGGGCGGCGTCGGTCCGATGACGCGAGCGATGTTACTCTACAACACGGTCAAGGCCGCGAGCCTGCAGGAAGACGTCGACGTCGACCTGCCCTGA
- the tbsP gene encoding transcriptional regulator TbsP produces the protein MTSNLLNHQIDDILDSVLEDATGDVYMVNPSGDAIEEFVSVATAFDGDRPSVHMLADERTLKDVMDDFIVASNAADLISEDALALRTLEEAPENSLLVTEDRVIAIVHAGDRVGGLVTDDESFVDDTYDTYAARWEAASQFNLRTPPITAVRETLSEEISADAEEDFTSILNSLETARGDGDGLDEVTISLLVAAKNEALLYDISKWGEDVGIASKATFSRTKTKLEDMGLIDTEKVPIDVGRPRLRLKIGDDRLQEADNGQLATVAQSILN, from the coding sequence ATGACCTCGAATTTACTCAACCACCAGATTGACGATATCCTCGACTCCGTTCTCGAGGACGCGACCGGGGACGTCTACATGGTCAACCCGTCGGGGGACGCCATCGAAGAGTTCGTTTCCGTCGCGACCGCGTTCGACGGCGACCGGCCGTCCGTTCACATGCTCGCCGACGAACGAACGCTGAAAGACGTCATGGACGACTTCATCGTCGCCTCGAACGCCGCGGACCTCATCAGCGAGGACGCGCTCGCACTCCGCACCCTCGAGGAAGCGCCCGAGAACTCACTGCTGGTCACCGAGGACCGCGTGATCGCCATCGTCCACGCCGGCGACCGCGTCGGCGGCCTCGTCACCGACGACGAGAGCTTCGTCGACGACACCTACGACACGTACGCGGCCCGCTGGGAGGCTGCCTCGCAGTTCAACCTCCGGACGCCGCCGATCACGGCCGTCCGCGAGACCCTCTCCGAGGAGATCAGCGCCGACGCCGAAGAGGACTTCACGTCGATCCTCAACTCGCTCGAGACCGCCCGCGGCGACGGTGACGGGCTCGACGAAGTGACGATCTCGCTGCTCGTCGCGGCCAAGAACGAAGCCCTGCTGTACGACATCAGCAAGTGGGGCGAGGACGTCGGCATCGCGAGCAAGGCCACGTTCAGCCGCACGAAGACCAAACTCGAGGACATGGGCCTCATCGACACCGAGAAGGTCCCGATCGACGTCGGCCGCCCGCGCCTGCGCCTGAAGATCGGCGACGACCGACTCCAGGAAGCGGATAACGGGCAGCTCGCGACGGTCGCGCAGTCCATACTCAACTAA
- a CDS encoding RNase P subunit p30 family protein, with translation MYEAVHARPDGASTVARFAKTAADYGFEGVVVRNHHDSRAEYDAEAIREEYGIDVVEGLEIRADDPQEASGSVGNYRTTETIVGVHGGTNAMNRFAVESEKVDVLAHPMADNGDVNHVLVKAAVENGVRLEFDLSGVLRTSGGRRVRVLQSLRKLEEIVGHYDAPYVVSANPRSHLELRAPRELTAIGEEIGLSTAFVERGLEEWGRLAERNRHIQSESFIEPGVERGRYEEEP, from the coding sequence ATGTACGAGGCCGTCCACGCCCGCCCCGACGGAGCAAGCACGGTCGCCCGGTTCGCGAAAACGGCGGCCGACTACGGCTTCGAGGGCGTGGTCGTGCGCAACCACCACGACTCGCGCGCAGAGTACGACGCCGAGGCGATCCGCGAGGAGTACGGGATCGACGTCGTGGAGGGCCTCGAGATCCGCGCTGATGACCCGCAGGAGGCCAGCGGCTCCGTCGGCAACTACCGGACGACCGAGACGATCGTCGGGGTCCACGGCGGGACGAACGCCATGAACCGATTCGCCGTCGAAAGTGAGAAGGTCGACGTGCTCGCCCACCCGATGGCCGACAACGGCGACGTGAACCACGTGCTGGTGAAGGCGGCGGTCGAGAACGGCGTCCGCCTCGAGTTCGACCTCTCCGGGGTGCTCCGGACCAGCGGCGGACGTCGAGTCAGAGTTCTCCAGTCGCTGCGCAAACTCGAGGAGATCGTCGGTCATTACGACGCCCCCTACGTCGTGAGTGCGAACCCGCGCTCGCACCTCGAGTTGCGCGCCCCTCGCGAACTGACGGCGATCGGCGAGGAGATCGGTCTCTCGACGGCGTTCGTCGAGCGGGGGCTAGAGGAGTGGGGCCGACTCGCCGAGCGCAATCGCCACATCCAGTCCGAGTCGTTCATTGAGCCCGGGGTCGAACGGGGCAGGTATGAAGAAGAGCCTTGA
- a CDS encoding class I SAM-dependent methyltransferase, with protein sequence MKKSLEDHATRFDEKAGEYDESKSDEYRACANLVIEHAAPEVDDVVLDLGTGTGAIALALAPDADRVVGRDISEGMMEEAEQKADDEGLENLEFEYGTFREPEYDGPVDVVTSNFAMHHLSDDEKREAIDVIAGLEPRKFVLGDVMFFGEPDSDAPFYSPEVDDPATVGALADAFTDAGFSLTAVERVHDQVGVLVAERSPTAADADEVGDPDDPAADA encoded by the coding sequence ATGAAGAAGAGCCTTGAGGATCACGCCACCCGATTCGACGAGAAGGCCGGCGAGTACGACGAGTCGAAGTCCGACGAGTACCGCGCCTGTGCGAACCTCGTGATCGAACACGCCGCGCCGGAGGTCGACGACGTCGTCCTCGATCTCGGAACCGGAACCGGAGCCATCGCGCTCGCGCTCGCCCCCGACGCCGACCGCGTGGTCGGCCGCGACATCAGCGAGGGGATGATGGAAGAGGCCGAGCAGAAGGCCGACGACGAGGGCCTCGAGAACCTCGAGTTCGAGTACGGGACTTTCCGCGAGCCGGAGTACGACGGCCCCGTCGACGTGGTCACCTCGAACTTTGCCATGCACCACCTCTCGGACGACGAAAAGCGCGAGGCGATCGACGTCATCGCCGGCCTCGAGCCGCGCAAGTTCGTCCTCGGAGACGTGATGTTCTTCGGCGAGCCGGATTCCGACGCGCCGTTCTACTCGCCCGAGGTCGACGATCCCGCGACGGTCGGCGCGCTCGCAGACGCCTTCACCGACGCCGGCTTCTCGCTGACCGCCGTCGAACGCGTCCACGACCAGGTCGGCGTGCTGGTCGCCGAGCGATCGCCGACCGCCGCCGACGCGGACGAGGTCGGCGATCCCGACGACCCCGCCGCGGACGCATGA
- a CDS encoding Rpp14/Pop5 family protein — MKHLPKHLQPRWRYLAVELETWPDAEIDRRAFQRECWYAAQNLLGDPGSARADMTVVRFAFAGETGEAIVRVRRGETEPARAAIACIDEIDGAAVGLRVCGISGTIRAAEEKYLGRRGQDSEERNVVFGNEERVAVLRECVADVRLDEAFAGATDLDYDLA, encoded by the coding sequence ATGAAACACCTCCCGAAACACCTCCAGCCGCGCTGGCGGTATCTCGCCGTCGAACTCGAGACCTGGCCCGACGCCGAGATCGACCGCCGGGCGTTCCAGCGCGAGTGCTGGTACGCGGCCCAGAACCTGCTGGGGGATCCGGGTAGCGCCCGCGCCGATATGACCGTCGTCAGGTTCGCGTTCGCCGGCGAAACCGGTGAGGCGATCGTTCGCGTCCGCCGCGGTGAGACCGAACCGGCCCGCGCGGCCATCGCCTGTATCGACGAGATCGACGGCGCTGCGGTCGGCCTGCGGGTCTGCGGTATCAGTGGCACGATCCGTGCCGCTGAAGAAAAGTATTTAGGACGCCGCGGGCAAGATTCCGAAGAGAGAAACGTCGTGTTCGGGAACGAGGAGCGAGTCGCCGTCCTGCGGGAATGCGTTGCAGACGTGCGACTCGATGAGGCGTTCGCGGGTGCGACAGACCTCGATTACGATTTAGCGTGA